A single genomic interval of Halalkalibaculum roseum harbors:
- the holA gene encoding DNA polymerase III subunit delta encodes MAKKTSIELYNEALQDLKSESRKPIYFYCGEEEFFLAKMQEHVEELMPPEHKDFNLDIIYARDKTPEQVLGIARSYPMMADKRIVIVRDFLSLNISSYNQTGTGGGLDDFLPYFEQPNPNTLLVLFDSKKPSGRTKLGKAINSSKQAKLYEFQEVPDYRLPDWILEWVQDHYQQQIEPAAAQMLAQYVGSNLQLLSTEIDKVCTFVDTSESIKESHIKKVIGLYREYSVFELKDALIERNLENSLFIAEQMLQQSKADTGEIIRSVGFFYNMFSNIWQIRRLISQGNTKQQVKNSMGINNSWYFNKLWEDASYYRLNDMPVVFEALLDADRAAKGFTKMDPATILLLMIKRIIN; translated from the coding sequence TTGGCTAAAAAAACGAGCATAGAACTTTATAACGAGGCCTTGCAAGACCTTAAGTCTGAAAGCCGCAAGCCTATCTATTTCTATTGCGGTGAAGAGGAGTTCTTCCTGGCCAAAATGCAGGAACATGTTGAAGAATTAATGCCTCCTGAGCATAAAGACTTCAATCTCGATATAATTTATGCGCGTGATAAAACACCTGAACAGGTGCTAGGCATTGCACGCAGCTACCCGATGATGGCCGACAAACGCATCGTCATTGTCAGGGATTTTCTGAGCCTTAATATTAGTTCCTACAACCAGACCGGAACAGGAGGGGGACTGGATGATTTTCTGCCTTATTTTGAACAGCCAAATCCGAACACCCTTCTGGTACTTTTTGACTCAAAAAAACCATCAGGTCGAACAAAGCTTGGCAAAGCTATCAATAGCAGCAAACAAGCCAAGCTTTATGAGTTCCAGGAAGTGCCCGACTATCGCCTTCCGGATTGGATCCTGGAATGGGTGCAAGACCATTATCAACAACAGATTGAGCCTGCTGCCGCACAGATGCTGGCCCAGTATGTAGGCAGCAATCTACAGCTACTGTCCACAGAAATAGATAAAGTGTGTACTTTTGTGGACACTTCTGAATCCATCAAAGAGAGCCACATAAAAAAAGTTATTGGCCTATATCGCGAATATTCGGTGTTTGAGCTAAAAGACGCCCTCATTGAACGCAATCTTGAAAACTCCCTCTTCATTGCGGAACAGATGTTGCAACAATCTAAAGCAGACACGGGAGAAATTATTCGATCCGTGGGGTTCTTTTACAATATGTTCTCAAACATCTGGCAGATTCGCCGTCTTATTTCCCAGGGTAATACAAAACAACAGGTCAAAAACTCCATGGGAATTAACAACAGCTGGTACTTCAACAAGCTGTGGGAAGACGCTTCATACTACAGACTTAATGATATGCCGGTTGTTTTTGAGGCACTGCTTGATGCAGACAGAGCTGCGAAAGGCTTTACTAAAATGGACCCCGCAACGATTCTTCTCCTGATGATCAAACGGATTATCAACTGA